Part of the Mycolicibacterium mageritense genome is shown below.
CATGGTCGCGCCTTCTGGGGCGCGATGCGGCCAAGCAGCTGGTGTACCAGGCGCATTCGTCTTGCGCGGCGGGCGAGGCTGACCAGGCCGTCAGGCAGGAACAGCACGACTGCCATCACCAGGGCGCCGACGATGATGATGTAGGCGGTGGTTTCGCCGTAGCTGACGCGCAGTTGCTCCTGCAGCAGGTACAGCGCGGTCGCGCCGAGCGCCGGGCCCCACGCGTGCCCGAGCCCGCCGACGAGCACCATGACCACCAGCTGGTCGGTGATGAGGGTGTTGAGCACGCTGGCCGGGTTGATGAACGTGATCCAGTAGGCGTTGATACCGCCCAGCACGGCCGGGATGATCGCGCTCAGCACGAAGGCCTCGATCTTGACGAGCGTGGTGTTGATGCCCTGCGCCCGGGCGGCGATCTCGTTGTCGCGCACGGCCTTCACCCGGAACCCGAACCGGGATCGTTCCAGCAGCAGGTAGCACACCGCGTAGGCGATCGCCGCGGCGGCGAGCATGGTGTAGAAGAAGAAGTTGTCGTCGGCACGGATCGGAGTGCTGAGTCCGCCGGAGCCGCCGGTGAAGTCGAGGACCGTGGTGAGTTCGCGGACCGCCTCGGCCAGGGCCCACGTCGCGATGGCGAAGTACGCGCCTTTGAGCCGCAGCGCGGGCCACCCGACCAGCGCGGCAACCGCACCGGCGATGACGGCCGCGACCGGAAGCGTCGCCCAGAAGTTCCAGTCGTGCTGGGGCTGCATGAGGATCGCCGTCGTGTACGCGCCGATGCCGAAGAACGCGACATGGCCGAAGCTGATGTAACCTGCGTAGCCGCAGATGACGTTCCAGGACAGTGCGATTCCGGCCCACAGCGCGACACCGGTGGCGACGCGGATGTAATAGGGCGACGTCATCATCGGCAGCAGGCACAACGCCGCGACGACGAGTGCGAGCATGCCCAGGTTGAGAAACGGATTGCCCCCGGAGGCCGGCCTGTTCCTCATGCCAGGCCCCGCCGCGAGATGCCTTGCGGGAACAGCAACAGGGCGAGGAACAGTACCGCGAAAACCACGAGCAGGGTGTAGTTGGCGCCGACGTACGTCGTCACCACCGACTGCAATATGCCGAGGAACAACCCCGCCGCCATGACCCCGACCACCGAGCCCAGGCCCGCGAGCACCACCACGAAAAACGCGAACAACGTATAGCGCAGACCGACTTCCGGCGTCATCGCGTAGATCGCGCCCAGTAACGCGCCGGCCATCGCTGTGAGCCCGGTGTAGATCGCGTACACTAGGCTGCTGATTCGCTTGACGTCGATGCCCATCAGCCCGGCGTTCTCTTTGCTCTGCGCGGTGGCCCGGATCGCCAGGCCCGTGCGGGTGTAGAACAGGAACGCCAGGAAGAGGCCCGTCGCGATCACCGCGAACGCGAAGCCGGCCACCCGGATGGTGGGGGCCGTGATGCCGAACAGCTCGATGTTGCCGGGGAAGTACTCGGTGCGCACGGTGCGCGGGTTGTAGCCGAACGCCGTGAGCAGGCCGCCGCGGATCAGCGTGGCCAGGCCGAACGTGAACGCCAGCCCCATCAGCGCCGGCAGCGCGTACTTGCTGGTCCGGACCCGGTAGATCAGCGGCGCGATGATCCAACCGACGATCCCGAACACCACGAACACCGCGGGGAGCAGGAGAAACGCGTCGACCTTGAGGGCCTCACTGGCCACGATCGCGGCGTACGCACCGATGACCACCCACATGCCGACCGCGAGATCGACGACGTCGAGCACACCGAACGACAACGAGAAGCCGATGCTGATGGCCACGTACAACCCACCGATGAGGATCCCCCCGACAAGCGCTTGCGCGAGTGCGGTCATGGAGTCCTTTCGGCGGGCGGTCAGGACTCTTCGGAGCGTATCCACGGTGTGGGGGAGTTATCAGCGGATCACGCGGATTGGCTGGGGTGTACGAAGTTTCGGAGCTTTGTTGCGGACGTGGGGTGGTTTGAGCGTTGGTCACATTGGTCACAGTGGTTTCAGGACGGGTTGCCATAGTGACTTCGGAAACCTGATACCGCCGGTGGTATCAGGTTTCTGCGTTCAGTTGAAGGCCGTGCTGCCTGACACGGCGTGCGTTTTGCTGATGAGCTTCGCGTAGCAGTGATCCCGATCGAAACCTTGGTAGGTGCACCAGGCCAGTGCGCCGCTCGCGTCGGGGAAGGAGATCGGCGCGATGGTCACCCAGAAGTTGGGCGCGTCGAAGGTCGACCAGTCGCCCGACCACAGCAGCTTCGCGCCATACCGTTGGCGCAGCCGCAGGTGCTCTTCCAACGTCAGGGCGTTGTTCCAGACAACACCTTCATCGACGACGCCGGGGCGCTTGGAGCTCAACTGCGGAACCCACCGGTCGGCGCCTTGGGCGTTGATGACGGCGTGGTCATCGATGGAGATCTGCCGTAGCTGCTGGAAGCTCGAGGACTCGGGATCGCGGACCGCAGTCGGGGTGTGCGTCGGCGTGGACGGGCGGGCGACCGGCGGCGCGGACACCGTTTTCGTGACAGGGGGTGCTGCGACCGTCACGGTCGGTGGCGGGGTGACCGTCGCTGCCGCGACCGGCGACGAGGCGACGGAAGGTGCCGAGTTCTTCGACAGCAGCAGGCCGATGGTGAGGCCGATCGCGCCGAGCAGGATCGCTGAGACGACGCCGATGATCGCCAACGGAACCAGCAGTGGGCGTGCGGGCTGTGCGGCGGCGGGTGTTGCCGTGAGCAAGGGGGGTGAGGAATGCGGCGCCAGCATCGTTTCGGCGCCGGCCGCCATGGCCTCTGCGGGACTCACCTGCACGGCCCGCCGGGCGGCACGCGCCAGGGCGCCGGCACTGCCGTAGCGGTCGTCGGGTTCCTTGGCCATGCCGCGCGCGATCACTGCGTCCATGGGCGTGGGAATGCCGGGGTGGACGGTGCTCGGCCGTGGCGGCAGGGCCGACAGATGGGCCGCGATCAGTTGCTCGTAGCTGTTGGTCGGAAACGGCGTGTCACCGGTCAACGCCTCGTACAGCACACAGGCCAGCGCGTAGACGTCGGCAGCAGCCGAGCACGGCACGTCGCCGAACCGCTCCGGGGCCATGTAGCCGAACGAGCCGATCTGCATGCCCGCCTGGGTGAGACCCGAATCGCCTTGCGCCTGAGCGATGCCGAAGTCCAACAGGTACGCGAAGTCCGCGTCGGTGACGATGATGTTCTGCGGCTTGATGTCCCGATGGATCAGCCCCTGGGCGTGCGCGGCATCCAGCGCGGCAGCGATCTGCTCCACGATCGCGACCGCGCGATGCGGTTCCAGAGGGCCGGCTTTCAGGAGGTCGTGCAACGTCTGCCCGCGGACCAGGCGCATGTCGATGTAGAGGTTTCCGTCGATCTCACCCCAGTCGTGGATCGGCACGACGTGCGGCTCGTCCAGGTTCGCGGCCGCGTGCGACTCCCGCAGGAACCGGGCCCGGAACACCTCGTCTTGCGCGTAATCCTCGCGGAGGATCTTCAGGGCGACAGTGCGGTCCTTGTCGCTGTCGTGCGCCTCGTACACCTCGCCCATGCCGCCGCGGCCGAGGATCGCGGTGAGCTCGTACTTGCCGAAGCTGCTCCCGACGCGTGTGTTGTTGTCAACCATCTTCTTGCCTCCTCGACTGGCGAACAGGCGAACGTAGCGTGAGGCACCGACAACCCGGTGGGCGGGATTGCCCCGGGTTGCCCGACCTCAGCCAGGATGAGCATCATCTTTGCTGAACAGTGCCGTTTTCGGGCCCGATTGCCAATTTTGTGGCGCCTTCGCTCGTGGCGAGCGCCAGGGTTGACGACCGCAACACCTGCTGTGCCGAACACCGTCGTGCATCGTGAGATCGCCAAGTGCCGGGCGGCGCTGGAATGCCAAGCGCTTTCTCCCCGTGATGTGGCTTCTGGAGCGCTGTGACGAGTGTGCTGGATTTTTCGCTGGAGACGCGTGATCGCGTCGAAAGGCTGCACACTCGTCACATTCGTGCGGATGGCACTCCGGCAGCTGGGGTGCCAGCAAGCTCGACCCGCGGCGCTGAGCGAACGAGTTTGTCGGACCGTGGTGCCACGATGTCCGGTTGCTTTGACGCCAGGAGGACATCATGATCAAGACTTTGACCGCAGCCGTCGTAATCGGCGCCGCCACAATGGTGTTCGCGCCCTCTGCCGGTGCGACGCCGGGGTGCGAGTCCGTTCCGTGGGGTTTCTTGGGCAGCCAGGTGCGGACCCTGTGTGACGGGCCGATGATGGCAGACGGTAGCTGGATGCGCGCCCGGGTGATCTGGGTGCCCGCGCATCAGGTGCCGTTCACTTGTAGCTACAGCCGGTATAGCAGCAGTTGTTCCGGAGGCTACTTTGTCGACGACAAGGTGGTCAGCGCGGAGGAGTACCCGGTGCGTCCCGAGACGGTGCTGCCCGACGAGCCGGGTTATCTGGGGCCGGCGGCTCCGGTGCAGAACGTGGCGGGGGTGTACTGAGCGTGGGATGTCGGACGGAGACACCCTGGCCTCTGATCACACCCGTCACAGTGGCCCCGGGAAAAGTGCGGGGTATGTGGTTTCACAACGTGGTACCGCGGGCGATACCACGTTGACGGTCGAGTGTCTTGACCGGCGTGCGCCGGCATCAGTGTCCAGCTGTGCAACGAGCTCGCAGAAGGTCGTGCTGGGCGGCACTCTCAGGACAACAATGCGCGGCTTTTCTTGTGCCTGACCGTAATTCAGCGATGCGAGCGATGACGTCGTCGTAGCTCAGCCCGGATTCAGCGAGGAAACACCCGATGACCGTGCCGGTGCGGCCTTTCCCGCCCCAGCAGTGCACGTACACCGTGCGGCCTGCGTCCAGTTCGGAGTGGATGCGCGCCAAGATCGCGTCGTAGCCTGCGTGGTCGAGAACACCGAAGTCCGGGATCGGGTGCGCACAGTGGCGTACTCTGCGACCCGCGTGTTCGGCCGCCGCCTGTAGTTCGTCTCGGTACGGTGTCAGACCGTCGTGCTCAGTGGTCAGGTCGACGATGGTGTCGACACCGGCTTCGACCAACAGGCGCACTTTGGCCGCAGCCTTCTCCGGAGTCGTCGCACCCGGGTATTCGCCGGCGAGCAGTCGGTGTGGCTTGACCCACCAGGCGTGCAGTACGTCGTCGTGCGGCCACGGCGGTGGTGTCTCGGACGGTGGGTCGCTCTCTGTCACGGGTGTGCCTTCCCATTGCAGCTCATCGGGTGGTACCACGACCAGCGTGCTCGTGGGGATACTGGCGACATGCCAACCATCATCGCCGTGCGCGGGGACATCACCGCCCAGGACGTCGACGCGATCGTGAATGCAGCCAACAACGCGATGCGGGGCGGCGGTGGAGTTGACGGCGCGATTCACCGTGCCGGCGGCCCGGCCATCCTGCAAGACTGCATTGAGAGATTTCCCGACGGGCTTGCCACCGGGGACGCCGGTTGGACGACCGCCGGCGAACTTCCCGCCCGATGGGTCATCCACACCGTCGGCCCGAACTACAAAGCGGGACAGCGTGACCGCTCCCTGCTGCAATCGTGTTACCGCCGTGCGTTGGAGGTGGCCGACGAACTCGGTGCGCAAACCGTCGCGTTTCCGCTCATCAGCACCGGCGTCTACGGCTGGCCACGTGACGACGCCATCGCGGCCGCAATCGAGACCGTCACCGCGGTGGATACCCGCGTCGACGAGGTGCGGTTTGTAGCCTTTGATCGTGCGTCGCATGACGCCGTGCGTGCGCGGCTGGAGTCTTGACGTGTGCGAGCGGAGTCCGTGTCGCACGAGGCAGACCGGCAGACGCTT
Proteins encoded:
- a CDS encoding branched-chain amino acid ABC transporter permease; the protein is MRNRPASGGNPFLNLGMLALVVAALCLLPMMTSPYYIRVATGVALWAGIALSWNVICGYAGYISFGHVAFFGIGAYTTAILMQPQHDWNFWATLPVAAVIAGAVAALVGWPALRLKGAYFAIATWALAEAVRELTTVLDFTGGSGGLSTPIRADDNFFFYTMLAAAAIAYAVCYLLLERSRFGFRVKAVRDNEIAARAQGINTTLVKIEAFVLSAIIPAVLGGINAYWITFINPASVLNTLITDQLVVMVLVGGLGHAWGPALGATALYLLQEQLRVSYGETTAYIIIVGALVMAVVLFLPDGLVSLARRARRMRLVHQLLGRIAPQKARP
- a CDS encoding branched-chain amino acid ABC transporter permease, which translates into the protein MTALAQALVGGILIGGLYVAISIGFSLSFGVLDVVDLAVGMWVVIGAYAAIVASEALKVDAFLLLPAVFVVFGIVGWIIAPLIYRVRTSKYALPALMGLAFTFGLATLIRGGLLTAFGYNPRTVRTEYFPGNIELFGITAPTIRVAGFAFAVIATGLFLAFLFYTRTGLAIRATAQSKENAGLMGIDVKRISSLVYAIYTGLTAMAGALLGAIYAMTPEVGLRYTLFAFFVVVLAGLGSVVGVMAAGLFLGILQSVVTTYVGANYTLLVVFAVLFLALLLFPQGISRRGLA
- a CDS encoding protein-tyrosine phosphatase family protein — protein: MTESDPPSETPPPWPHDDVLHAWWVKPHRLLAGEYPGATTPEKAAAKVRLLVEAGVDTIVDLTTEHDGLTPYRDELQAAAEHAGRRVRHCAHPIPDFGVLDHAGYDAILARIHSELDAGRTVYVHCWGGKGRTGTVIGCFLAESGLSYDDVIARIAELRSGTRKAAHCCPESAAQHDLLRARCTAGH
- a CDS encoding serine/threonine-protein kinase; the encoded protein is MVDNNTRVGSSFGKYELTAILGRGGMGEVYEAHDSDKDRTVALKILREDYAQDEVFRARFLRESHAAANLDEPHVVPIHDWGEIDGNLYIDMRLVRGQTLHDLLKAGPLEPHRAVAIVEQIAAALDAAHAQGLIHRDIKPQNIIVTDADFAYLLDFGIAQAQGDSGLTQAGMQIGSFGYMAPERFGDVPCSAAADVYALACVLYEALTGDTPFPTNSYEQLIAAHLSALPPRPSTVHPGIPTPMDAVIARGMAKEPDDRYGSAGALARAARRAVQVSPAEAMAAGAETMLAPHSSPPLLTATPAAAQPARPLLVPLAIIGVVSAILLGAIGLTIGLLLSKNSAPSVASSPVAAATVTPPPTVTVAAPPVTKTVSAPPVARPSTPTHTPTAVRDPESSSFQQLRQISIDDHAVINAQGADRWVPQLSSKRPGVVDEGVVWNNALTLEEHLRLRQRYGAKLLWSGDWSTFDAPNFWVTIAPISFPDASGALAWCTYQGFDRDHCYAKLISKTHAVSGSTAFN
- a CDS encoding O-acetyl-ADP-ribose deacetylase — protein: MPTIIAVRGDITAQDVDAIVNAANNAMRGGGGVDGAIHRAGGPAILQDCIERFPDGLATGDAGWTTAGELPARWVIHTVGPNYKAGQRDRSLLQSCYRRALEVADELGAQTVAFPLISTGVYGWPRDDAIAAAIETVTAVDTRVDEVRFVAFDRASHDAVRARLES
- a CDS encoding CDGP domain-containing protein, whose translation is MIKTLTAAVVIGAATMVFAPSAGATPGCESVPWGFLGSQVRTLCDGPMMADGSWMRARVIWVPAHQVPFTCSYSRYSSSCSGGYFVDDKVVSAEEYPVRPETVLPDEPGYLGPAAPVQNVAGVY